A genomic segment from Saprospiraceae bacterium encodes:
- a CDS encoding lamin tail domain-containing protein translates to MRTYMTLICLFGISGLFAQWSDSFSQSLNPAWKGDVHNFKVNSQMQLQLMAPSAGSSTLFRSFHYEDSLIWSFYFKLDFSPSATNKLAVVLMADQMAWDSSKAFYIEIGENGTNDNWKFFYKDASIKQLLGFGELMQLASDPALARFDISLFQDSIWNFKVNYTGEYPLNLERTLFKQIPFKKDSCYFEFICTYTDTRKDRYYFDDVSILKFAKDTLIPFIQSVETLDENRLELQFNEALNIQSSFVKTNFEIVHVGFPDSIYSINSNSCVLHFNQNLTFNSNYILKYYNIADLNSNTNSGSAFEFKAIFSVQPEYHDLIITEIMADPSPPASLPDREYIEIKNISPNILNLEDCILSDGSTEAYFGKSSIKPDSFLILCAARDTDLFKAYGSVYGLNEFPAINNAADAVQLYNADFELIDLVQFDDSWYGSEIKKEGGYSLELINESNLCLGKFNWTASQHFSGGSPGHENSVASHATVDSNLLVSSLYAVSEWEIKVSFNQNLDFNTIYHLEWLKITPNRSLATLSFIEQRTNELLILLNEPLEKGINYTLDFTGIQNCVEQKFYFNSEPFNLPAEPKIGDLTFSEVLFNPNSGGQDFIEIYNKSLQSLKCSELMILNPNTSNTWMNLKTDQVILPGGYLAFSSDPENLIIQYPFHDSSKIVASNLPSISDEGGILILAARDHNALLVLDSFQFDESWHHPFLKDPEGVSLEKIHLELASDNKQNWQSAAKTYFYATPGIKNSQWQDSLKNADQFIPNLSSIWISPNGDNLMDFLEIKFHLPKSGYNSRIEVFDLSGYRVKKFDGQVLATDDFVIWNGDSDQGSRLARGNYIIRMELLHPDGDILQFKNRIVVDY, encoded by the coding sequence TGATTCATTTAGTCAATCACTCAACCCTGCCTGGAAAGGCGATGTCCATAACTTTAAGGTTAATTCCCAAATGCAACTCCAGTTAATGGCCCCATCAGCGGGCAGTTCAACGCTGTTTCGATCGTTTCATTACGAAGACAGTTTGATTTGGTCATTCTATTTTAAATTGGATTTCAGTCCATCAGCTACTAATAAACTGGCAGTTGTTTTAATGGCCGATCAAATGGCATGGGATTCTTCGAAAGCTTTTTATATTGAAATTGGCGAAAATGGAACGAACGATAACTGGAAATTTTTTTATAAAGATGCTTCTATAAAGCAACTTTTGGGTTTTGGAGAATTGATGCAGCTTGCTTCAGATCCGGCATTAGCCAGGTTTGATATTTCATTATTTCAGGATTCTATTTGGAATTTTAAGGTAAATTATACTGGAGAATACCCATTAAATCTTGAACGAACCTTGTTTAAACAAATTCCATTTAAGAAGGACTCTTGCTATTTTGAATTTATTTGCACGTATACAGATACGCGCAAAGATCGATACTATTTTGACGATGTAAGTATTCTTAAGTTTGCTAAAGATACACTCATTCCTTTTATTCAATCCGTTGAAACCCTGGATGAAAATCGTTTGGAACTTCAATTTAACGAGGCACTAAATATTCAATCCTCGTTTGTAAAAACAAATTTTGAAATTGTTCATGTTGGCTTCCCGGATTCAATTTACTCGATAAACTCAAATTCTTGCGTGCTGCATTTTAACCAAAATCTCACATTCAATTCCAATTATATTTTAAAGTACTATAACATAGCCGATCTGAATTCAAATACCAATTCAGGCTCAGCGTTTGAATTTAAAGCAATCTTTTCTGTGCAACCGGAATACCATGATTTGATTATTACCGAAATCATGGCAGACCCCAGTCCACCGGCAAGTTTGCCTGACCGCGAATACATCGAAATTAAAAATATAAGTCCCAACATACTCAATTTGGAAGATTGCATTTTGTCAGATGGTTCTACTGAAGCCTATTTTGGGAAAAGCTCGATCAAACCAGATTCATTTTTAATACTATGTGCAGCAAGAGATACTGATTTATTTAAAGCGTATGGATCCGTGTATGGGTTAAATGAATTTCCTGCAATAAATAATGCTGCTGATGCAGTACAATTATACAACGCCGACTTTGAGTTGATAGATCTTGTGCAATTTGATGACAGTTGGTATGGTTCAGAAATTAAAAAAGAGGGTGGCTATTCATTAGAATTAATAAATGAATCCAATTTATGTTTGGGAAAATTTAACTGGACCGCCAGCCAGCATTTTAGTGGGGGCAGCCCTGGACACGAGAATTCTGTTGCTTCTCATGCAACAGTTGATTCAAATTTACTTGTATCTAGTTTATATGCTGTAAGTGAATGGGAAATTAAAGTCAGTTTCAACCAAAATTTAGATTTTAATACCATTTACCATCTTGAATGGTTAAAAATTACTCCCAATCGTTCATTGGCTACTTTGTCTTTTATTGAACAAAGAACCAACGAACTGCTGATCCTATTAAACGAACCTTTAGAAAAGGGAATCAACTACACCCTGGACTTTACCGGGATTCAAAATTGTGTAGAACAAAAATTTTATTTTAATTCAGAACCCTTCAATTTACCGGCAGAACCTAAAATAGGCGATTTAACATTTTCAGAGGTTCTTTTTAATCCAAACAGTGGCGGACAAGATTTTATTGAAATTTATAACAAGAGCCTTCAATCTTTGAAATGTTCCGAACTGATGATTTTAAATCCAAATACATCCAATACCTGGATGAATTTAAAGACAGATCAAGTTATTTTGCCCGGAGGATATTTAGCATTTAGTTCCGATCCCGAAAATTTGATAATTCAATACCCATTTCATGATTCCTCTAAAATTGTAGCATCAAATCTCCCATCAATTTCTGATGAAGGCGGTATTTTAATTTTAGCAGCCAGAGATCACAATGCACTTTTGGTTTTAGATAGTTTTCAATTTGATGAATCCTGGCATCATCCCTTTTTAAAGGACCCTGAAGGGGTTTCACTTGAAAAAATTCATTTAGAATTAGCTTCTGACAATAAACAGAATTGGCAATCTGCAGCCAAAACCTATTTTTATGCAACACCTGGAATTAAAAACAGCCAATGGCAAGATAGTTTAAAAAATGCTGATCAATTTATTCCAAATTTGTCATCGATTTGGATAAGTCCAAATGGTGATAACTTAATGGATTTCCTGGAAATTAAATTTCATCTGCCTAAGTCCGGATATAATTCAAGAATTGAGGTATTTGACCTTTCTGGGTATCGGGTCAAAAAGTTCGATGGTCAAGTTCTTGCAACGGATGATTTTGTAATTTGGAATGGTGATTCTGATCAGGGAAGCCGATTAGCCCGGGGGAATTATATAATTCGTATGGAATTACTTCATCCGGATGGAGACATACTCCAGTTTAAGAACAGAATTGTTGTAGATTATTAA